The proteins below are encoded in one region of Casimicrobium huifangae:
- the soxC gene encoding sulfite dehydrogenase yields MTFPPQRPGRLQKAPEFFLTRDAMTLSRDDRRSFLRKAFLAAGGAAGALALLKGAFAADVGEGDPAILNLPAHTKGLGQPVAARPYGLPSKHEENLQRRESPGLTRVGAASVSFAPLQGFFGIITPSGLHFERHHQGWWDIDPAQHRFMINGLVKQAKVYTMDDLMRMPSISRMHFIECGANTGMEWGNVAVPTVQYTHGMLSCCEFTGVPLKWLLDDCGADFKKGKFVLAEGADGSSMTRTINMANVLDDVMVAYGMNGEMLRPENGYPLRLVVPGVQGVSWVKYLRRIEVGDQPYATKDETIHYVDLMPDGQHRQYTSIQEVKSVITSPSGGQVLIDKGYFNVTGIAWSGRGKIRKVDVSVDGGKNWRTARLETPVLDKCLTRFNIDWTWDGGDAILMSRATDSTGHVQPSITELRKVRGTKSIYHNNSIQSWLVSANGEVSNVQVG; encoded by the coding sequence ATGACCTTCCCACCCCAACGGCCGGGTCGCCTGCAGAAGGCGCCCGAATTTTTCCTGACCCGCGACGCGATGACGCTGTCGCGCGACGACCGCCGCAGCTTCCTGCGCAAGGCTTTCCTTGCCGCCGGTGGCGCTGCCGGCGCACTGGCGTTGCTAAAGGGCGCCTTTGCGGCTGACGTCGGCGAGGGCGATCCGGCGATCCTGAATTTGCCGGCGCACACCAAGGGCCTCGGCCAGCCAGTCGCCGCCCGCCCCTACGGCTTGCCGTCCAAACATGAAGAAAACCTGCAACGCCGCGAGAGCCCAGGCCTCACCCGCGTGGGCGCAGCGAGCGTGAGCTTTGCGCCGCTGCAGGGATTCTTTGGCATCATTACGCCGAGCGGGCTGCACTTCGAGCGCCATCATCAGGGCTGGTGGGACATTGACCCGGCGCAGCATCGCTTCATGATCAACGGCCTGGTCAAGCAGGCCAAGGTCTACACCATGGACGACCTGATGCGCATGCCGTCGATCTCGCGCATGCACTTCATCGAGTGCGGCGCCAATACCGGCATGGAGTGGGGCAATGTCGCGGTGCCGACAGTGCAGTACACGCACGGCATGCTGTCCTGCTGCGAGTTCACCGGCGTGCCGCTGAAATGGCTGCTCGATGACTGCGGCGCCGATTTCAAGAAGGGCAAATTCGTGCTTGCCGAAGGCGCCGACGGCAGCAGCATGACGCGCACCATCAACATGGCCAACGTGCTCGACGACGTGATGGTCGCCTACGGCATGAATGGCGAAATGCTGCGGCCCGAGAACGGCTACCCGCTGCGCCTGGTGGTACCCGGCGTGCAGGGCGTGTCGTGGGTGAAATACCTGCGCCGCATTGAAGTAGGCGACCAGCCCTACGCCACCAAGGATGAAACGATTCATTACGTCGACCTGATGCCCGACGGCCAGCACCGGCAGTACACCAGCATCCAGGAAGTGAAGAGCGTGATCACCTCGCCGTCCGGCGGTCAGGTGCTGATCGACAAGGGCTACTTCAACGTCACCGGCATCGCCTGGAGCGGTCGCGGCAAGATCAGAAAGGTCGATGTCTCGGTCGATGGTGGCAAGAACTGGCGGACGGCGCGGCTGGAGACACCGGTCCTCGACAAATGCCTGACCCGCTTCAATATCGACTGGACTTGGGACGGTGGCGACGCCATCCTGATGTCGCGGGCGACGGACTCGACCGGCCACGTGCAGCCCTCGATCACGGAGCTGCGCAAGGTGCGCGGCACCAAGTCGATTTATCACAACAACTCGATTCAGAGCTGGCTCGTCTCGGCCAACGGGGAGGTTAGCAATGTTCAGGTGGGTTAA
- a CDS encoding ArsR/SmtB family transcription factor, whose amino-acid sequence MNQIKDKKEVVQVEELEPVFDKVARYFSLLSDSSRLKVIHTICNLEKSVNDVVTTTGLSQSTVSRHLANLHMAGVASRRKVGAQALYTITDRTLTEICRNACVSLVAREMEQTDVQALQRGASQFMSEGEVAVHAESRAPTYAALAAQQEAR is encoded by the coding sequence TTGAACCAGATCAAGGACAAGAAGGAGGTGGTGCAAGTGGAGGAGCTCGAACCTGTCTTCGACAAGGTAGCGCGATATTTTTCGCTGCTGTCTGACTCGTCGCGCCTGAAGGTCATCCACACCATCTGCAACCTCGAAAAGAGCGTCAATGATGTGGTGACGACGACCGGACTGTCGCAAAGCACGGTGTCACGACATCTCGCCAACCTGCACATGGCCGGCGTGGCCTCCCGCCGCAAGGTCGGAGCGCAGGCGCTCTACACCATCACTGACCGTACGCTCACCGAGATCTGCCGCAACGCCTGCGTCAGCCTGGTCGCCCGCGAAATGGAACAGACCGACGTTCAGGCCCTGCAGCGCGGCGCATCGCAATTCATGAGCGAGGGCGAGGTTGCCGTGCATGCTGAATCCCGCGCGCCAACCTACGCCGCACTCGCCGCGCAACAAGAAGCACGCTAG
- a CDS encoding thioredoxin family protein, translating to MIRTLATLLISTAVVAAHAVSIGQPAPDFALTDVNGKAVKLSDFKGKHVVLEWTNPGCPFVQKHYNSNNMQSLQKDATAKGVVWLSVNSTNKSATDYLEPTKLNAKMNGEWKGASSYLLMDETGKAGMAYEAKTTPHMYVIDPNGKLVYAGGIDDKRSANPADVKTAKNFVRAALDETLAGKPITVATSTPYGCSIKYP from the coding sequence ATGATCCGAACGCTCGCAACCCTCCTGATTTCCACTGCCGTGGTGGCTGCGCACGCTGTCAGCATTGGCCAGCCGGCCCCCGATTTCGCACTGACCGACGTCAACGGCAAGGCGGTGAAACTGTCCGATTTCAAGGGCAAACACGTGGTGCTGGAGTGGACCAACCCCGGCTGCCCCTTCGTGCAGAAGCATTACAACTCGAACAACATGCAGTCCTTGCAGAAGGACGCGACGGCCAAAGGCGTGGTCTGGCTGTCGGTGAACAGCACCAACAAATCCGCCACCGACTACCTTGAGCCGACCAAACTCAACGCCAAAATGAATGGCGAGTGGAAGGGCGCGTCGAGCTATCTGCTGATGGACGAGACTGGCAAGGCGGGCATGGCCTACGAGGCGAAAACCACGCCGCATATGTACGTGATCGACCCCAATGGCAAGCTCGTTTATGCCGGCGGGATCGATGACAAGCGCAGCGCCAACCCGGCCGACGTTAAAACGGCAAAGAACTTTGTTCGCGCCGCGCTCGACGAAACCCTGGCCGGCAAGCCGATCACGGTGGCCACCTCAACCCCGTATGGCTGCAGCATCAAGTATCCGTAA
- a CDS encoding protein-disulfide reductase DsbD family protein translates to MTTWAVALALLFAGLSQAAPIKTEHAEVELIAEKTALVVGEKNTIGLSIKHAPHWHTYWKNPGDSGYPTKITWQVPAGYGVGEFDWPTPKRLATGPIINFGYEGEVVLPLTVSVPTSAKPGDGITLKGKAEWLVCKDVCIPEEGEVAVTLPVGEKGKDAPAGPAAARFVAARAAQPGDASAWKATLYAAPNPTREVWLDVTAPANTGNLTGLDVFPVQEQISDPSVQQVYRTERGYAVKLKLVDGAKLTDSFPVLLAAVGAPVGAKGELSGNTLATVSTSAFALPAGATALAATGAASGATSGGTDLTFWSALALAFVGGMILNLMPCVFPVLSLKILSFAQHSGSAANGAKQMRQHGIFYAVGVVLSFLVLAGALLALKGAGSAVGWGFQLQNPGVVWVLAVIFFLIGLNLMGAFEVGQLAPSSLLSMQAKHPGVDAFFSGVLAVIAASPCTAPFMGAALGFALTQSAAAALAVFAALGLGMALPYVLLAWFPKWLDKLPRPGPWMVNFKQVLAFPMFVTVVWLVWVLSLQAGADGAAIGLLGLVGLAFGAWLIGSMRPTVRWVGVAAALVAAVLAWPAGEPAQTATSAATGKSGSANWQPWDPAAVAKLNAEGKPVFVDFTAAWCVSCQANKRLVLTRAEIEQAFAAKNVTLMRADWTNRDERITQALTAMGRSGVPVYVLHAPGKPAQLLPELLTTGIVKEALAAL, encoded by the coding sequence ATGACGACGTGGGCCGTGGCGTTGGCGTTGCTTTTCGCCGGCTTGTCGCAGGCCGCGCCGATCAAAACCGAACACGCCGAGGTCGAACTGATCGCCGAGAAGACGGCACTGGTGGTGGGCGAGAAGAACACCATCGGCCTGTCGATCAAGCACGCACCGCACTGGCATACCTACTGGAAAAACCCGGGCGACTCCGGGTATCCGACCAAGATCACCTGGCAGGTTCCAGCTGGTTATGGTGTGGGTGAATTCGACTGGCCGACGCCGAAGCGGCTCGCAACCGGGCCGATCATCAACTTCGGTTACGAAGGCGAGGTGGTGTTGCCGCTGACGGTGAGCGTGCCAACTTCGGCGAAGCCAGGTGACGGCATTACGCTGAAAGGCAAGGCCGAGTGGCTGGTCTGCAAGGATGTGTGCATCCCGGAAGAGGGCGAGGTGGCCGTGACGTTGCCAGTGGGCGAAAAGGGCAAGGACGCGCCTGCTGGGCCTGCCGCTGCCCGCTTTGTCGCGGCCCGCGCCGCGCAGCCTGGCGACGCCAGCGCGTGGAAGGCGACGCTATATGCCGCACCGAACCCGACGCGGGAAGTCTGGCTCGACGTGACGGCACCGGCGAACACGGGCAATTTGACCGGGCTTGATGTATTCCCGGTACAGGAGCAGATCAGCGATCCCTCCGTGCAGCAGGTGTACCGGACCGAGCGTGGTTACGCGGTGAAGCTCAAACTGGTGGATGGGGCCAAACTGACGGATAGTTTCCCGGTGTTGCTGGCTGCGGTCGGGGCGCCGGTGGGCGCCAAAGGCGAACTGTCAGGCAACACGCTGGCAACGGTTTCAACCTCGGCTTTCGCGCTACCGGCGGGCGCAACGGCGCTGGCCGCAACCGGCGCTGCCAGCGGCGCGACGTCAGGTGGCACCGATCTCACCTTCTGGTCCGCCCTCGCGCTTGCCTTCGTCGGCGGCATGATCCTGAACCTGATGCCCTGCGTGTTCCCGGTGCTTTCGCTGAAGATTCTGTCGTTCGCGCAGCACTCCGGCAGCGCCGCGAATGGCGCGAAGCAGATGCGCCAGCACGGCATCTTTTACGCCGTCGGCGTGGTGCTCTCCTTCCTCGTGCTCGCGGGCGCGCTGCTGGCTCTGAAAGGCGCCGGGAGCGCCGTCGGCTGGGGCTTCCAGCTGCAGAACCCCGGTGTGGTGTGGGTGCTGGCGGTGATCTTCTTCCTGATCGGACTCAACCTGATGGGCGCGTTCGAGGTCGGGCAGCTGGCGCCGTCGTCGCTGTTGTCGATGCAGGCAAAACATCCCGGTGTTGATGCGTTTTTCTCCGGTGTGCTGGCGGTGATCGCCGCCAGCCCGTGCACGGCACCGTTCATGGGCGCCGCGCTCGGGTTCGCGCTGACGCAATCGGCGGCGGCAGCGCTGGCGGTGTTCGCCGCGCTCGGACTAGGCATGGCGTTGCCCTACGTGTTGCTGGCGTGGTTCCCGAAGTGGCTGGACAAGCTGCCGCGACCGGGACCGTGGATGGTCAATTTCAAGCAGGTGCTGGCGTTCCCGATGTTTGTCACCGTGGTGTGGCTGGTCTGGGTGCTCTCGCTGCAGGCTGGCGCGGATGGTGCGGCGATCGGGCTGCTGGGCCTGGTCGGGCTCGCGTTCGGCGCCTGGCTGATTGGTTCGATGCGCCCCACAGTGCGCTGGGTCGGCGTTGCGGCGGCACTGGTGGCCGCAGTGCTGGCCTGGCCGGCTGGCGAGCCGGCGCAGACGGCGACCTCGGCGGCGACCGGCAAATCCGGTAGCGCGAACTGGCAGCCGTGGGATCCCGCCGCTGTCGCCAAACTGAACGCAGAGGGCAAACCGGTATTTGTGGACTTCACGGCGGCATGGTGCGTGAGCTGCCAGGCGAACAAGCGGCTGGTGCTCACTCGCGCCGAGATCGAGCAGGCATTTGCTGCCAAAAACGTGACCCTGATGCGCGCCGACTGGACCAACCGCGACGAACGCATTACTCAGGCACTCACCGCGATGGGCCGCTCCGGTGTGCCGGTCTACGTGCTGCACGCCCCCGGCAAACCCGCGCAGCTCTTGCCGGAACTGCTGACAACGGGTATCGTCAAAGAGGCTTTGGCGGCGCTGTAG
- the leuS gene encoding leucine--tRNA ligase, translated as MEPTYNHKAVEAAAQSHWSATDAYKAIENDPRFPKGKYYACSMLPYPSGKLHMGHVRNYTINDMMYRQLRMRGYNVLQPMGWDAFGLPAENAAMKNGVPPAKWTYENIAYMKKQMQSMGLAIDWSREMAACDPHYYKWNQWLFLKMLEKGIAYRKTQIVNWDPVDQTVLANEQVIDGRGWRTGALVEKREIPGYYLKITEYAQELLDPVANPDSADFLKGWPDRVRAMQENWIGKSEGVRFAFPHDIRDASGQPIQDGKMYVFTTRADTIMGVTFVAVAPEHPLAVRAGELNPALAAKIEALKAGGTTEAEMALKEKEGVATGLFVTHPLTGDKVEVWVGNYVLITYGDGAVMGVPAHDERDFAFAKKYGLPIQQVVALGSNAFDTVAWQDWYGAKGDGLAVNSGKYNGLKFKDCVDAVAADLTAIGLGEKKITWRLRDWGISRQRYWGTPIPIIHCDEHGAQPVPFDQLPVVLPEDCIPDGSGNPLHKHEGFHKGVTCPKCGKLARRETDTMDTFVDSSWYFMRYASPGNNEAMVDARNDYWMPMDQYIGGIEHAILHLLYARFWTKVMRDVGLVKFNEPFTKLLCQGMVLNHVYSRKNAKGGIEYFWPTDVENTFGADGRVTGAKLKSDGSTVDYGGVTTMSKSKNNGVDPQDLIERYGADTARLYMMFTAPPEATLEWNDAAVEGSWKFLRRVWAYAHKHDAALRAGIAGPRDESKFSDAAKNLRREIHTTLKQINFDFERIQYNTVVSGCMKVLNALEAADVAAVTPPALAECFSILLRVLYPVCPHITQALWQELGYETCCGALLNVAWADVDENALQSDTIELVLQVNGKTRGVVVVPSGADKAAIEAAAAASPDVAKYGEGRAPKKIIVVPGRLVNVVV; from the coding sequence ATGGAACCCACCTACAACCACAAGGCGGTCGAAGCCGCCGCGCAATCGCATTGGTCCGCAACCGATGCCTACAAGGCCATCGAGAACGACCCGCGCTTCCCCAAAGGCAAGTATTACGCCTGCTCGATGCTGCCGTATCCATCGGGCAAACTGCACATGGGCCATGTGCGCAACTACACGATCAACGACATGATGTACCGCCAGCTTCGCATGCGCGGCTACAACGTGTTGCAGCCGATGGGGTGGGACGCCTTCGGTCTGCCGGCAGAAAACGCAGCAATGAAGAACGGCGTGCCGCCGGCGAAGTGGACGTACGAAAACATCGCGTACATGAAGAAGCAGATGCAGTCGATGGGCCTCGCCATTGACTGGTCGCGCGAAATGGCCGCCTGCGATCCTCACTACTACAAGTGGAACCAGTGGCTGTTTTTGAAGATGCTCGAAAAGGGTATCGCGTACCGCAAGACGCAGATCGTGAACTGGGATCCGGTCGATCAGACCGTGCTCGCCAACGAGCAGGTGATTGACGGCCGCGGCTGGCGCACGGGTGCGCTGGTTGAGAAGCGCGAAATTCCGGGCTATTACCTCAAGATCACCGAATACGCCCAGGAGCTGCTGGACCCGGTTGCCAATCCCGACAGCGCCGACTTTCTCAAGGGCTGGCCGGATCGCGTGCGTGCGATGCAGGAGAACTGGATCGGCAAATCCGAAGGCGTGCGCTTCGCTTTCCCGCATGACATCAGGGACGCAAGCGGACAGCCGATTCAGGACGGCAAGATGTACGTGTTCACCACGAGGGCGGACACCATCATGGGTGTCACCTTCGTGGCCGTTGCGCCGGAGCATCCGCTGGCGGTGCGCGCAGGGGAGTTGAATCCTGCGCTGGCGGCGAAGATCGAAGCACTCAAGGCTGGCGGTACGACCGAGGCCGAGATGGCGCTCAAGGAAAAAGAAGGCGTCGCGACGGGCCTGTTCGTGACGCACCCGCTCACCGGCGACAAGGTTGAGGTGTGGGTGGGCAACTACGTGCTCATCACCTACGGCGACGGCGCCGTGATGGGTGTGCCAGCGCATGATGAGCGCGATTTTGCATTTGCCAAGAAGTACGGTTTGCCCATTCAGCAAGTCGTCGCACTTGGCAGCAATGCTTTTGACACGGTTGCGTGGCAAGACTGGTACGGCGCGAAAGGCGATGGACTCGCGGTCAATAGCGGCAAGTACAACGGCCTCAAGTTCAAGGATTGTGTTGACGCAGTCGCCGCTGACCTCACAGCCATTGGCCTTGGTGAGAAAAAAATCACCTGGCGCCTGCGCGATTGGGGGATTTCGCGGCAGCGCTACTGGGGCACGCCGATTCCGATCATCCACTGCGATGAGCACGGCGCGCAGCCGGTGCCGTTTGATCAGTTGCCGGTGGTGCTGCCGGAAGATTGCATTCCCGATGGTTCAGGCAATCCGCTGCACAAACACGAGGGCTTCCACAAAGGTGTCACTTGCCCGAAGTGCGGCAAGCTCGCGCGTCGTGAAACCGACACCATGGACACCTTCGTCGATTCGTCATGGTATTTCATGCGGTATGCATCCCCCGGCAACAACGAGGCGATGGTCGATGCGCGCAACGACTACTGGATGCCGATGGATCAGTACATCGGCGGCATTGAGCATGCAATTTTGCATCTGCTCTACGCACGCTTCTGGACGAAAGTCATGCGTGACGTTGGACTCGTCAAGTTCAACGAACCGTTTACCAAGTTGCTGTGCCAGGGTATGGTGCTCAACCACGTTTACTCGCGCAAAAACGCGAAGGGCGGCATCGAATATTTCTGGCCCACCGACGTGGAAAACACCTTCGGCGCCGACGGTCGTGTGACGGGCGCCAAACTCAAGAGCGACGGCAGCACCGTGGACTACGGCGGCGTGACGACGATGTCGAAGTCGAAGAACAATGGCGTCGACCCGCAGGACTTGATTGAACGATACGGCGCCGATACCGCGCGCCTCTATATGATGTTCACGGCACCGCCGGAAGCCACGCTGGAGTGGAACGACGCGGCCGTGGAAGGCTCGTGGAAGTTCCTGCGCCGCGTGTGGGCCTACGCACACAAGCACGACGCCGCACTGCGTGCCGGAATCGCGGGGCCGCGTGATGAATCGAAGTTCAGCGACGCCGCGAAGAATCTGCGTCGCGAAATTCACACCACGCTCAAGCAGATCAATTTCGACTTTGAGCGCATCCAGTACAACACGGTGGTGTCCGGTTGCATGAAAGTGCTCAACGCACTGGAAGCAGCTGACGTCGCGGCCGTCACGCCGCCGGCACTGGCGGAGTGTTTCTCGATTTTGTTGCGCGTGCTCTACCCGGTGTGCCCGCACATCACGCAAGCGCTCTGGCAGGAGCTTGGCTACGAGACGTGCTGCGGCGCACTGCTCAATGTGGCGTGGGCTGATGTTGACGAAAATGCATTGCAAAGCGACACCATCGAACTCGTGCTGCAAGTCAACGGCAAAACCCGCGGCGTGGTTGTGGTGCCATCCGGTGCCGACAAGGCCGCGATTGAGGCGGCAGCGGCCGCTTCACCGGACGTGGCGAAGTACGGCGAAGGGCGCGCACCGAAGAAGATCATCGTCGTGCCCGGAAGACTGGTTAATGTCGTCGTTTAG
- the lptE gene encoding LPS assembly lipoprotein LptE, producing MKRNFSPALRLSAKRVVLASAASAVLGRVATVVLTLAVASCGFHLRGAASYPFQSVYVQAPTTFGVGTLTVAGAGAPVVPDVIAGLSRNGIALKSKIEDADFSVRFLQVFFDKRVLSLSGGGRAREFELEYRVRYEFVDAKGRLWGEPGEITIRRDFSFAESQALAKEAEERQLVRDMQLDAAAQILRRLQSVKRPT from the coding sequence ATGAAGAGAAATTTCTCCCCAGCATTGCGTCTTAGCGCGAAGCGCGTCGTCCTGGCAAGCGCAGCGAGCGCCGTCCTGGGTCGCGTAGCGACCGTCGTCCTGACCTTGGCGGTCGCTTCCTGCGGCTTTCACCTGCGCGGCGCGGCGAGCTACCCGTTCCAGAGCGTGTACGTGCAGGCGCCAACGACCTTTGGGGTCGGAACGCTGACGGTGGCGGGGGCTGGTGCCCCGGTGGTGCCTGATGTGATTGCGGGCCTCAGCCGTAACGGCATTGCCCTTAAATCGAAAATCGAGGATGCGGACTTCTCGGTGCGCTTCCTGCAAGTGTTCTTCGACAAGCGCGTGCTCTCGCTTTCCGGTGGCGGTCGTGCGCGCGAGTTCGAGCTGGAATACCGCGTGCGCTACGAGTTCGTCGACGCCAAGGGACGCCTGTGGGGCGAGCCGGGTGAAATCACTATTCGCCGCGACTTTTCGTTCGCCGAATCGCAGGCGCTGGCGAAAGAAGCCGAGGAACGCCAGCTGGTGCGCGACATGCAGCTCGATGCGGCGGCGCAGATTTTGCGGCGCTTGCAGTCGGTGAAGCGACCGACCTGA
- the holA gene encoding DNA polymerase III subunit delta codes for MLVSPDNLASKLHDGLKPLYLIHGEETLTKLEAADAIRAAARKAGYSEREHFVVEAHFDWSLVTQSSDNLSLFATQRIVEITINTAKPSVDAAEFLAGIAADPPPDTLFIVILQKLDRAATDSAWFAACDRTGVTIAAPLVERDALPRWVKARLTATGFDASREVIDLICERCEGNLLAAKQEIEKLSLLVKPGKLDVDDVLGAVADVARYDVGELSEAFLRGDLPRYGRVLSGLQAEGEQAPRLSWQLSEDVHALGSIFMARRAGVPMVQALRNARVWGKRQKAMEVATNQIDPRRIATLLKQCATLDAQSKGQAPGDAWLTLGGLAALAHGALAL; via the coding sequence ATGCTCGTCTCACCCGACAATCTCGCCTCGAAGCTGCACGACGGCCTCAAGCCGCTCTACCTCATCCACGGCGAAGAGACTCTGACCAAGCTCGAAGCGGCCGACGCCATCCGCGCGGCCGCACGCAAAGCGGGCTACAGCGAACGCGAGCATTTTGTTGTCGAGGCGCATTTCGACTGGAGCCTGGTCACGCAGTCGAGCGACAACCTGTCGCTGTTTGCGACACAGCGCATCGTCGAAATCACCATCAACACGGCCAAGCCTTCGGTGGATGCGGCGGAGTTCCTCGCTGGCATCGCGGCCGATCCACCACCCGACACGCTCTTCATCGTCATTCTGCAGAAGCTTGATCGTGCCGCGACCGACAGCGCATGGTTTGCGGCTTGTGACCGTACTGGGGTGACAATCGCGGCGCCGCTGGTGGAGCGTGACGCGTTGCCGCGCTGGGTGAAAGCGCGACTGACCGCGACCGGTTTTGACGCATCGCGCGAAGTGATTGATCTGATCTGCGAGCGCTGCGAGGGCAATCTGCTCGCAGCGAAGCAGGAAATCGAAAAGCTGTCCCTGCTGGTCAAGCCCGGCAAACTGGATGTGGACGATGTCCTCGGCGCTGTGGCTGACGTGGCGCGCTATGACGTAGGCGAGCTCTCCGAGGCCTTTCTGCGCGGTGACTTGCCGCGTTACGGTCGCGTGCTCTCGGGCCTGCAGGCGGAGGGCGAGCAGGCGCCGCGATTGTCGTGGCAGCTCTCCGAAGATGTGCATGCACTGGGCAGCATCTTCATGGCGCGCCGCGCAGGTGTGCCGATGGTGCAGGCGCTGCGCAACGCGCGGGTGTGGGGCAAGCGGCAAAAGGCGATGGAAGTTGCCACCAACCAGATCGACCCGCGCCGGATCGCCACGCTACTCAAGCAGTGCGCCACACTCGACGCGCAGAGCAAGGGACAGGCGCCCGGCGACGCCTGGCTGACACTGGGCGGCCTCGCTGCGCTGGCGCATGGGGCGCTGGCACTTTAG
- a CDS encoding 16S rRNA (uracil(1498)-N(3))-methyltransferase — translation MPRFFCSEAVAPDSTFTLSAEAAQHVRVLRLRDGDGIVLFDGHGGETPATINSIGKREVVVTAAQHVAIEREAVQKVTLYVALIANDRMDWLVQKTTELGVAAIQPLYTERSQRIPGDVAKRVEHWRGVAIAACEQCRRNRIPDVAAPIPLSDALSETQGSISVLLDAEGDLGQANSRAVSHASLNVFVGPEGGFAPNERETLLAHCSHKLRIGATVLRAETAAVAAMALLANL, via the coding sequence GTGCCGCGTTTCTTCTGCTCAGAGGCCGTCGCGCCGGACTCGACCTTCACGCTGTCGGCCGAGGCTGCCCAGCACGTCCGAGTGCTGCGCCTGCGTGACGGTGATGGCATCGTGCTGTTTGATGGGCATGGTGGCGAAACGCCTGCGACCATCAACAGCATCGGCAAGCGCGAGGTTGTGGTCACTGCCGCGCAGCACGTCGCTATCGAACGCGAAGCGGTACAGAAGGTCACCCTCTACGTCGCACTGATCGCCAATGACCGCATGGACTGGCTGGTCCAGAAGACGACCGAGCTGGGCGTCGCAGCGATTCAACCGCTCTACACCGAGCGTTCGCAACGCATCCCCGGTGATGTCGCGAAGCGCGTCGAGCACTGGCGCGGCGTGGCGATCGCTGCGTGCGAGCAGTGCAGGCGCAACCGCATTCCGGACGTTGCTGCACCGATACCGTTGAGTGACGCGTTGTCGGAAACGCAGGGCTCGATCAGTGTTTTGCTTGATGCAGAAGGCGATCTCGGACAGGCAAATTCCAGGGCTGTGAGTCACGCGTCGCTGAACGTGTTCGTGGGACCGGAAGGTGGCTTTGCGCCTAACGAGCGTGAGACGTTGCTCGCGCACTGCTCACACAAGTTGCGAATCGGCGCCACCGTGTTGCGCGCCGAAACGGCCGCAGTGGCCGCGATGGCGTTGCTGGCAAATTTGTAG
- a CDS encoding alpha/beta fold hydrolase, which translates to MKIQVNGATAYAYTGTRAFVAMQPTVVFIHGAANDHSVWSLQSRYFAFHGWNVLALDLPDHGQSEGPLCTSVPELAAWVAACLDAVPVKNAVVIGHSMGSLTALELASKRADLVARLALVGTAVPMAVGDALLDAALNNEEKARRMIVDWSYAPAGHLGNNQKVPGSWLPGNSLALMRRMAKGVLHNDLAACKAYTGGLDAAAAVNAPALVLIGQYDMMTPPKAAQGALAALRNARAETIRDAGHNMTSEAPDAVLSALWKFANAS; encoded by the coding sequence ATGAAAATTCAAGTGAACGGCGCCACTGCCTACGCCTACACCGGCACTCGCGCCTTCGTCGCCATGCAACCAACGGTTGTCTTCATCCACGGTGCTGCCAACGATCACAGCGTGTGGTCGCTGCAATCGCGCTATTTCGCGTTTCACGGCTGGAACGTGCTCGCCCTAGACTTGCCGGACCACGGCCAGAGCGAAGGGCCGCTGTGTACCAGCGTGCCCGAACTGGCCGCGTGGGTAGCAGCCTGCCTTGATGCCGTGCCGGTGAAGAATGCCGTCGTGATTGGCCACAGCATGGGCTCGCTGACCGCGCTGGAGCTGGCATCGAAGCGTGCTGACCTCGTCGCGAGACTCGCGCTGGTGGGGACTGCTGTGCCGATGGCGGTGGGGGATGCACTGCTCGACGCTGCGCTGAACAACGAAGAAAAGGCGCGGCGCATGATCGTCGACTGGTCCTACGCGCCGGCGGGACACCTGGGCAACAACCAGAAGGTGCCGGGGTCATGGCTGCCGGGTAACAGCCTCGCGCTGATGCGCCGCATGGCAAAGGGCGTGCTGCACAACGATCTCGCCGCGTGCAAGGCGTACACCGGCGGCCTCGACGCGGCTGCTGCCGTGAACGCGCCCGCGCTGGTGCTGATCGGTCAGTACGACATGATGACCCCACCAAAGGCTGCGCAGGGCGCGCTCGCCGCGCTGCGCAACGCACGCGCCGAGACGATCCGCGATGCGGGGCACAACATGACGAGCGAAGCGCCTGATGCAGTGTTGAGCGCGTTGTGGAAATTTGCCAATGCATCGTGA